From a region of the Enterobacter cancerogenus genome:
- a CDS encoding SDR family oxidoreductase gives MTPNSAEILTGKVMQKSVLITGCSSGIGLESALELKRQGFWVLAACRKPEDVARMTGMGLTGILLDLDSPESIERAADDVIALTDNRLFGLFNNAGYGVYGPLQTISREQLEQQFSANFFGIHQLTMRLLPAMLPHGEGRIVMTSSVMGLISTPGRGAYAASKYALEAWSDALRMELRHSGIKVSLIEPGPIRTRFTDNVNQTQSDKPVENPGIAARFTLGPEAVVAKVRHAFESDRPKMRYPVTLVTHAVGWLKRLLPGRMMDKILHG, from the coding sequence ATGACTCCTAATTCAGCGGAGATCCTGACAGGTAAAGTTATGCAAAAATCGGTCTTAATTACAGGATGTTCCAGCGGAATCGGCCTTGAAAGCGCGCTCGAACTGAAGCGCCAGGGATTTTGGGTGCTGGCCGCCTGCCGCAAACCTGAGGACGTAGCACGGATGACAGGCATGGGACTGACCGGCATTCTGCTGGACCTGGACTCCCCCGAGAGCATTGAACGTGCCGCAGATGACGTAATCGCCCTGACCGACAACCGTCTGTTCGGCCTGTTCAATAATGCCGGTTACGGCGTTTACGGCCCGCTGCAGACCATTTCCCGCGAACAGCTCGAGCAGCAATTTTCCGCCAACTTCTTCGGCATACATCAGCTGACAATGCGCCTGCTTCCGGCAATGCTGCCGCACGGGGAGGGTCGCATCGTGATGACCTCCTCGGTGATGGGGCTGATATCTACCCCCGGACGTGGCGCCTACGCCGCCAGCAAATATGCGCTGGAAGCCTGGTCCGATGCGCTGCGCATGGAGCTGCGCCACAGCGGGATCAAGGTCAGCCTGATCGAGCCAGGCCCCATCCGCACCCGTTTTACCGATAACGTTAACCAGACGCAGTCGGATAAACCGGTCGAAAACCCCGGGATCGCCGCACGTTTTACGCTCGGGCCGGAAGCGGTTGTCGCGAAAGTGCGCCATGCTTTTGAGAGTGACAGACCGAAAATGCGCTATCCGGTAACGCTGGTGACACACGCCGTTGGCTGGTTAAAACGCCTGCTGCCGGGCCGAATGATGGACAAAATTTTACACGGCTGA
- the ybbP gene encoding putative ABC transporter permease subunit YbbP, which produces MIARWFWREWRSPSLLIVWLALSLAVACVLALGSVSDRMEKGLSQQSREFMAGDRALQSSRPVSSAWIDEARRTGLKVGEQITFQTMTFAGDTPQLASVKAVDDIYPMYGELQTNPPGLKPTPGTVLLAPRLMALLNLKTGDSIDVGDATLTIAGEVVQEPDSGFNPFQLAPRLLMSTADVAKTHAVQPGSRVTWRYKFGGTPAQLEAYEKWLLPQLKPEHRWYGLEQDDGALGKSLERSQQFLLLSALLTLLLAVAAVAVAMGHYCRSRYDLVAILKTLGAGRAQLRRLIVGQWLMVLALSAVTGGAIGLLFEKLLMVLLKPVLPAALPPASLWPWLWAIGAMTVISLLVGLRPYRLLLATQPLRVLRRDAVANVWPLRFYLPVIIAVAVGLLAWLMGGSTLLWAVLAGAVVLALLCGVVGWLLLKVMKKLTVKSLPVRLAVNRLLHQPWSTLSQLSAFSLSFMLLALLLVLRGDLLDRWQQQLPPESPNYFLINIAPEQVTPLKGFLAEHQIVPEAFYPIVRARLTQINGQSTDGNKDESLNRELNLTWQDKRPDHNPITAGTWPPKAGEVSMEEGLAKRLNVKLGDRVTFTGDTQDFSASVTSLRKVDWESLRPNFFFIFPTGALDGQPQSWLTSFRWENGNGMLTQLNREFPTVSLLDIGAILKQVGQVLEQVSRALEVMVVLVTICGVLLLLAQVQVGMRQRHQELVVYRTLGAGKRLLRATLWSEFALLGLVAGLVAAIGAETALAVLQTRVFDFPWEPDWRLWVILPLSGAILLSLCGGWLGTRLLKGKALFRQFVS; this is translated from the coding sequence ATGATTGCCCGCTGGTTCTGGCGCGAATGGCGCTCGCCGTCGCTGCTGATTGTCTGGCTGGCGTTAAGCCTGGCGGTGGCGTGCGTGCTGGCGCTCGGCAGCGTCAGCGACCGCATGGAAAAAGGGTTAAGCCAGCAAAGCCGCGAATTTATGGCGGGCGACAGGGCGCTGCAAAGCTCGCGCCCGGTCTCCTCCGCATGGATTGACGAAGCGCGCAGGACAGGGCTGAAGGTTGGCGAGCAGATCACTTTCCAGACCATGACCTTCGCGGGCGATACCCCGCAGCTCGCCAGCGTCAAAGCGGTGGATGATATCTATCCGATGTACGGCGAGTTGCAGACCAATCCGCCCGGGCTCAAACCGACGCCCGGTACGGTGCTGCTCGCCCCGCGCCTGATGGCCTTACTGAATCTGAAAACCGGCGACAGCATTGACGTAGGCGATGCCACGCTGACCATTGCCGGGGAGGTGGTCCAGGAGCCTGACTCCGGCTTTAACCCGTTCCAGCTTGCGCCGCGCCTGCTGATGAGCACCGCGGATGTGGCGAAAACCCACGCCGTTCAGCCGGGGAGCCGCGTCACCTGGCGCTACAAGTTCGGCGGCACGCCTGCCCAGCTTGAGGCCTATGAAAAATGGCTGTTGCCGCAGCTCAAGCCGGAACACCGCTGGTACGGGCTGGAACAGGACGACGGGGCGCTGGGTAAATCCCTCGAACGTTCCCAGCAGTTCCTGCTGCTTTCGGCGCTGTTAACCCTGCTGCTAGCCGTCGCGGCGGTTGCCGTGGCGATGGGGCACTACTGCCGCAGCCGTTACGATTTAGTGGCGATCCTCAAAACATTGGGGGCGGGCAGGGCGCAACTGCGCAGGCTGATCGTCGGCCAGTGGCTGATGGTGCTGGCGCTGTCTGCTGTTACCGGCGGGGCAATAGGCCTGCTGTTTGAAAAGCTGCTGATGGTGCTGCTCAAACCGGTGCTGCCAGCCGCGCTGCCCCCCGCCAGCCTCTGGCCGTGGCTGTGGGCCATTGGCGCGATGACCGTGATTTCCCTGCTGGTGGGGCTGCGTCCGTACCGGCTGCTGCTTGCCACTCAACCGCTGCGCGTGCTGCGCCGCGATGCGGTGGCGAACGTCTGGCCGCTGAGGTTTTACCTGCCGGTGATCATCGCCGTGGCGGTTGGCCTGCTGGCCTGGCTGATGGGCGGCAGCACGCTGCTGTGGGCCGTTCTGGCGGGCGCGGTGGTGCTGGCGCTGCTGTGCGGTGTGGTGGGCTGGCTACTGCTGAAGGTAATGAAAAAACTCACGGTAAAATCCCTGCCAGTGCGGCTGGCGGTTAACCGTCTGCTGCATCAGCCGTGGTCCACGCTCAGCCAGCTGTCGGCATTTTCGCTGTCGTTTATGCTGCTGGCGCTGCTTTTGGTACTGCGTGGCGATCTGCTGGATCGCTGGCAGCAGCAGCTTCCGCCGGAAAGCCCGAACTATTTCCTGATCAACATTGCCCCCGAGCAGGTGACGCCGCTGAAAGGCTTCCTCGCTGAGCATCAGATCGTGCCGGAGGCGTTCTACCCGATCGTTCGCGCGCGTCTGACGCAAATTAATGGTCAGTCGACTGACGGCAATAAGGATGAATCGCTTAACCGCGAGCTGAACCTGACCTGGCAGGATAAACGCCCGGACCATAACCCGATTACCGCCGGCACCTGGCCGCCGAAAGCGGGCGAGGTGTCGATGGAAGAGGGGCTGGCGAAGCGCCTGAACGTGAAGCTGGGGGATCGCGTGACCTTCACCGGCGACACGCAGGACTTCAGCGCCAGCGTGACCAGCCTGCGCAAGGTCGACTGGGAAAGCCTGCGGCCCAATTTCTTCTTTATCTTCCCGACGGGTGCCCTCGACGGTCAGCCGCAGAGCTGGCTGACCAGCTTCCGCTGGGAGAATGGCAACGGCATGCTGACCCAGCTTAACCGGGAGTTCCCGACGGTGAGCCTGCTGGATATCGGTGCGATCCTTAAGCAGGTAGGGCAGGTGCTGGAGCAGGTGAGCCGTGCGCTGGAGGTGATGGTGGTGCTGGTGACGATTTGCGGCGTGCTGTTGCTGCTGGCCCAGGTGCAGGTCGGCATGCGCCAGCGGCATCAGGAGCTGGTAGTCTACCGCACGCTGGGGGCCGGTAAGCGGCTGCTGCGCGCCACGCTGTGGAGCGAGTTCGCCTTGCTCGGACTGGTGGCCGGGCTGGTGGCGGCCATCGGCGCGGAGACGGCGCTGGCGGTGCTCCAGACCAGGGTCTTTGATTTCCCCTGGGAGCCGGACTGGCGTTTGTGGGTCATCCTGCCCCTGAGCGGTGCGATCCTGCTTTCATTGTGCGGTGGCTGGCTCGGGACGCGGCTGCTGAAAGGCAAGGCGCTGTTCCGCCAGTTTGTCAGTTAG
- the tesA gene encoding multifunctional acyl-CoA thioesterase I/protease I/lysophospholipase L1 yields MNFNNVFRWHLPFLFLILLTFRAAAADTLLILGDSLSAGYRMAASAAWPALLNDKWQSQTTVVNGSISGDTSQQGLSRLPALLKQHQPRWVLVELGGNDGLRGFQPQQTEHTLRTILQEIKAANAQPLLMQIRLPANYGRRYNEAFSAIYPKLAKEFDIPLLPFFMEEVYLKPQWMQDDGIHPNRDAQPFIADWMATRLAPLVKHDS; encoded by the coding sequence ATGAACTTCAACAATGTTTTCCGCTGGCATTTGCCCTTCCTGTTTTTGATTCTGTTGACCTTCCGCGCGGCGGCAGCGGACACATTACTTATTCTGGGTGACAGCCTGAGCGCAGGCTATCGTATGGCGGCCAGTGCGGCCTGGCCTGCGCTGCTCAATGACAAATGGCAGAGTCAGACCACCGTCGTGAACGGCAGCATCAGTGGCGATACCTCACAGCAGGGGCTGTCGCGCCTGCCCGCGCTGCTCAAACAGCATCAGCCGCGCTGGGTGCTGGTGGAGCTGGGCGGCAACGATGGTCTGCGCGGTTTCCAGCCTCAGCAGACGGAACACACCCTGCGCACCATTCTGCAGGAGATCAAGGCGGCTAACGCCCAACCCCTGCTGATGCAAATTCGCCTGCCCGCAAACTACGGTCGTCGGTATAATGAAGCCTTTAGCGCGATTTACCCTAAGCTTGCCAAAGAGTTTGATATTCCGCTGCTGCCATTTTTCATGGAAGAGGTCTATCTCAAACCCCAATGGATGCAGGACGACGGTATTCACCCCAATCGCGATGCTCAGCCGTTTATTGCCGACTGGATGGCAACGCGACTGGCTCCTTTAGTTAAACATGACTCCTAA
- a CDS encoding co-chaperone YbbN, with protein MSVQNIVNITEANLHQTLEQSMTKPVLFYFWSERSQHCLELTPVLERLAAQYNGQFILAKLDCDAEQMVASQFGLRAIPTVYLFQNGQPVDGFQGPQPEEAIRALLDKVLPREEELKAQEAMALMQDGKYDEALPLLKEAWQLSNQESQIGLLLAETQIALHRSEDAEAVLKTIPLQDQDTRYQGLVAQIELLKQAADTPEIQQLQQQVADNPADAALASQLALQLHQVGRNEEALALLFGHLKQDLGAADGQARKMFQEILAALGTGDALASTYRRQLYALLY; from the coding sequence ATGTCCGTACAGAATATCGTCAATATTACTGAAGCAAACCTGCACCAGACGCTCGAACAGTCGATGACTAAACCGGTGCTGTTCTACTTCTGGTCTGAACGCAGCCAGCACTGCCTTGAGCTGACGCCTGTCCTTGAGCGTCTCGCCGCGCAGTACAATGGTCAGTTCATTCTGGCAAAACTCGATTGCGACGCAGAGCAGATGGTGGCCTCACAGTTTGGCCTGCGCGCGATCCCAACGGTGTATCTGTTCCAGAACGGCCAGCCTGTTGACGGGTTCCAGGGCCCGCAGCCAGAAGAGGCGATCCGCGCCCTGCTGGATAAAGTGCTGCCGCGTGAAGAAGAGCTGAAAGCGCAGGAAGCCATGGCGCTGATGCAGGACGGCAAATACGACGAGGCGCTGCCGCTGCTGAAAGAGGCGTGGCAGTTGTCGAACCAGGAGAGCCAGATTGGCCTGCTGCTGGCGGAAACGCAGATTGCCCTGCACCGTTCAGAAGACGCCGAAGCGGTGCTGAAAACCATTCCACTGCAGGACCAGGATACCCGCTATCAGGGACTGGTGGCGCAGATCGAGCTGCTGAAACAGGCGGCAGATACCCCTGAGATCCAGCAGCTTCAACAGCAGGTTGCCGACAACCCGGCCGATGCTGCCCTTGCCAGCCAGCTTGCGCTGCAGTTACATCAGGTGGGCCGTAACGAAGAGGCGCTGGCGCTGCTGTTCGGCCATCTGAAACAAGATCTGGGTGCTGCAGACGGCCAGGCGCGTAAGATGTTCCAGGAGATCCTCGCCGCGCTGGGTACCGGCGACGCGCTGGCATCAACCTATCGCCGTCAGCTGTATGCCCTGCTCTACTGA
- the fetA gene encoding iron efflux ABC transporter ATP-binding subunit FetA: protein MGNHNVLLQINEVGYRVGDAAILQQVNFTLTAGEFKLITGPSGCGKSTLLKIVASLLSPTEGTVMFEGKNIATLTPESYRQQVSYCVQTPSLFGETVYDNLIFPWQLRNKTPDPQRFTDDLARFGLSPETLTKSINELSGGEKQRVSLIRNLQFLPKVLLLDEITSALDDVNKRNVNEIVHGYAREQNIGVLWVTHDANEITHADDVITLKPQGGKMQEANRGRA from the coding sequence ATGGGAAACCATAACGTTCTATTGCAGATCAATGAGGTAGGCTATCGCGTGGGGGATGCCGCCATCCTGCAGCAGGTTAATTTCACGCTTACCGCCGGGGAGTTCAAGCTGATCACCGGGCCGTCCGGCTGCGGTAAAAGCACGCTGCTGAAAATTGTGGCGTCGTTGCTCAGCCCGACAGAGGGCACCGTGATGTTTGAGGGAAAGAATATTGCCACCCTTACGCCGGAAAGCTATCGGCAGCAGGTGTCTTACTGTGTGCAAACGCCGTCGCTGTTTGGCGAAACGGTTTACGACAACCTGATCTTCCCCTGGCAGCTGCGTAACAAAACGCCCGATCCGCAGCGCTTTACCGACGATCTGGCGCGGTTTGGCCTGTCACCGGAGACGCTGACCAAATCGATTAATGAACTGTCGGGCGGGGAGAAGCAGCGCGTCTCGCTGATCCGCAACCTGCAGTTCTTACCGAAGGTGCTGCTGCTGGATGAAATCACCAGCGCGCTGGACGACGTCAACAAACGCAACGTCAATGAGATCGTGCACGGCTACGCGCGTGAGCAGAACATTGGCGTGCTGTGGGTGACGCACGACGCAAACGAAATTACCCATGCGGATGACGTCATCACCCTTAAACCGCAGGGCGGGAAAATGCAGGAGGCAAACCGTGGGCGAGCATAA
- the ybbA gene encoding putative ABC transporter ATP-binding protein YbbA: MPAENIVEVHRLEKSVGQGEHELSILTGVELVVKRAETIALIGESGSGKSTLLAILAGLDDGSSGEVNLVGQPLHQFDEEARAALRARHIGFVFQSFMLIPTLNALENVELPGLLRGENTRESRDHAKALLEQLGLGKRLDHLPAQLSGGEQQRVALARAFNGRPEVLFADEPTGNLDRKTGDKIADLLFSLNREHGTTLILVTHDPQLAARCDRRLRLVNGILQEEA, encoded by the coding sequence ATGCCAGCGGAAAACATTGTTGAAGTTCATCGTCTTGAGAAGTCCGTCGGTCAGGGGGAACACGAGCTTTCCATCCTTACCGGAGTTGAACTCGTTGTCAAACGCGCTGAAACCATCGCGCTGATTGGCGAATCCGGTTCCGGTAAGTCCACGCTGCTGGCGATTTTAGCCGGGCTGGACGACGGCAGTAGCGGTGAGGTCAATCTGGTTGGGCAGCCGTTGCACCAGTTTGATGAAGAGGCGCGCGCCGCGCTGCGTGCCCGGCATATCGGGTTTGTCTTTCAGTCCTTCATGCTTATCCCGACGCTGAACGCCCTGGAAAACGTCGAACTGCCGGGGCTGCTGCGTGGCGAAAACACCCGCGAGAGTCGCGATCACGCCAAAGCGCTGCTTGAGCAGTTGGGGCTGGGAAAACGTCTCGATCATCTTCCGGCCCAGCTTTCCGGCGGTGAACAACAGCGTGTCGCCCTGGCGCGCGCCTTCAACGGTCGCCCGGAGGTGCTTTTTGCCGATGAACCGACCGGCAACCTGGACCGCAAAACCGGGGACAAAATTGCCGATCTGCTTTTTTCGCTCAACCGTGAACACGGCACGACCCTGATTCTGGTGACGCACGATCCGCAGCTGGCCGCGCGCTGCGACCGACGCCTGCGTCTGGTGAACGGTATTCTTCAGGAGGAAGCATGA
- the fetB gene encoding iron efflux ABC transporter permease subunit FetB — protein sequence MGEHNITNESLAFSMLLVLVAIVVSYREKLGLEKDILWSICRAIIQLIIVGYVLKYIFNVNHAVLTLLMVLFICFNAAWNAQKRSKYIDKAFLSSFIAIATGTALTLAVLVLSGSIEFTPMQVIPISGMIAGNAMVAVGLCYNNLGQRFSSEQQQIQEKLSLGATPKMASARLIRDSIRSSLIPTVDSAKTVGLVSLPGMMSGLIFAGIDPVKAIKYQIMVTFMLLSTASLSTIIACYLTYRKFYNARHQLVVTQLKETR from the coding sequence GTGGGCGAGCATAACATTACCAACGAATCGTTGGCGTTTTCGATGCTGCTGGTACTGGTGGCGATCGTGGTCAGCTACCGGGAAAAACTGGGGCTGGAGAAAGATATTCTGTGGAGTATTTGCCGCGCGATTATCCAGCTCATCATTGTCGGCTATGTGCTGAAGTACATTTTCAACGTTAACCACGCGGTACTCACGCTGCTGATGGTGCTGTTTATCTGCTTCAACGCGGCATGGAACGCGCAAAAGCGCAGCAAGTATATTGATAAGGCATTTCTCTCGTCGTTTATCGCGATCGCCACCGGCACCGCCCTGACGCTGGCAGTACTGGTGCTGTCCGGCTCGATTGAGTTCACCCCGATGCAGGTCATACCCATTTCCGGGATGATCGCCGGCAACGCGATGGTGGCGGTTGGGCTGTGCTATAACAATCTGGGTCAGCGCTTTAGCAGCGAGCAGCAGCAGATTCAGGAGAAGCTAAGCCTCGGGGCAACGCCCAAAATGGCGTCGGCGCGGCTGATTCGGGATAGCATTCGATCATCGCTTATCCCGACGGTGGATTCGGCCAAAACGGTCGGGTTGGTCAGTTTGCCCGGCATGATGTCGGGGCTGATCTTCGCGGGGATCGACCCGGTCAAGGCGATCAAGTATCAGATTATGGTGACCTTCATGCTGCTCTCGACGGCGAGCCTGTCGACCATCATCGCTTGCTACTTAACCTATCGGAAGTTTTACAACGCGCGCCATCAGCTGGTGGTGACGCAGTTGAAAGAGACGCGCTGA